From Verrucomicrobia bacterium S94, the proteins below share one genomic window:
- a CDS encoding DUF1800 domain-containing protein has translation MKMLQPQNWNYQCAAHLLVRSGFGATPEQIDAAASRSLEKTVNTLFQPPDNIPPPKWVTPESAIKPNLRMLRALSDEERRRYRREQQRETRRQQQELTGWWLKRMISSPCPLQEKMTLFWHGHFATSSRKVRSAYMMYAQNRTFRSNAFGNWKQLITAVSQDPAMLIYLDNTRSRAGAPNENYARELMELFTLGEGHYTEDDIKEAARAFTGWMVHPQRYTFFNNVRNHDRKPKTFFGRTGNFDGHDIIRIILEQDQAAEFLVSRLWTFFVGKIPSPETAQELAAQFRENNYELQPLLKTMFMSEAFYSPEALRTQIKSPVQWLVGSCIALGIRQPDTRQSINMLRTLGQELFVPPNVKGWDGGYAWITTSSLTARYNFAKQLVNQRRQENEKEQRSGGYVVNTADVLPWNKRNSLEQARSHLELKIYQTVLSPADRSRISGYFNHLKPVSDWTDSDVRNILHVLMSTPQYQLT, from the coding sequence ATGAAAATGCTGCAGCCACAAAACTGGAATTATCAATGTGCGGCGCACCTGCTGGTTCGCAGCGGCTTCGGCGCAACACCGGAACAGATTGATGCCGCCGCATCCCGATCTCTGGAAAAAACGGTCAACACACTGTTTCAGCCCCCGGACAACATCCCTCCGCCGAAATGGGTGACTCCCGAATCCGCCATTAAACCGAATCTTCGGATGCTACGCGCTCTCTCCGACGAAGAACGGCGACGTTACCGTCGGGAACAGCAACGCGAAACCCGCCGCCAACAGCAGGAACTGACCGGCTGGTGGCTCAAACGCATGATCAGTTCCCCCTGCCCTCTGCAGGAAAAAATGACCCTTTTCTGGCATGGTCACTTTGCCACCAGCAGCCGCAAAGTCCGCTCGGCTTATATGATGTATGCCCAGAATCGGACCTTCCGCAGTAACGCCTTCGGCAACTGGAAGCAGCTCATCACCGCCGTTTCGCAGGATCCCGCCATGCTCATTTATCTCGACAATACCCGTTCCCGCGCCGGGGCCCCGAACGAAAATTATGCCCGAGAACTGATGGAACTCTTCACCCTCGGTGAAGGTCATTATACCGAAGACGACATCAAGGAAGCCGCCCGTGCGTTCACCGGCTGGATGGTCCATCCGCAACGATACACATTTTTCAATAATGTCCGGAATCACGATCGCAAACCGAAAACCTTCTTCGGCCGGACCGGAAATTTTGATGGACACGATATCATCCGGATCATTCTCGAACAGGATCAGGCCGCGGAATTCCTGGTTTCCAGACTCTGGACTTTTTTCGTCGGCAAAATTCCCTCTCCGGAAACGGCACAGGAACTCGCCGCACAATTCCGTGAAAACAACTACGAACTGCAGCCGCTGCTCAAAACCATGTTCATGAGCGAAGCCTTCTACAGTCCGGAAGCCCTGCGTACACAGATCAAAAGTCCCGTGCAGTGGCTCGTCGGCTCCTGCATTGCCCTCGGCATCCGACAGCCCGACACCCGCCAGAGCATCAACATGCTGCGCACGCTCGGACAGGAACTGTTTGTACCACCCAATGTAAAAGGCTGGGACGGCGGCTATGCCTGGATCACCACCTCCTCACTGACAGCACGCTACAACTTCGCAAAACAGCTGGTCAATCAGCGTAGACAGGAAAATGAAAAAGAACAACGTTCCGGAGGATATGTCGTCAATACCGCCGATGTACTGCCCTGGAATAAAAGAAACAGCCTCGAGCAGGCGCGCAGCCACCTCGAACTGAAGATTTATCAAACCGTTCTCTCCCCTGCCGACCGCAGCAGAATCAGCGGTTATTTTAACCACCTCAAGCCGGTCAGTGACTGGACAGATTCCGATGTCCGGAATATCCTTCATGTCTTGATGAGTACACCGCAATATCAGCTCACCTAG
- a CDS encoding DUF1501 domain-containing protein, producing MKRREFIYTTAFGGTIALSTSNLYADLPSAADPVTVIIQLAGGNDGLNTVIPIDNDYYYRARPKLAIKPSAALKLNDTTGLHPDLGGFRTLYETGQLAIVEGVGYPEPNRSHFRATEIWHTGSDADTVEQHGWLGRYFDTYCAGHPASVGLAIGKQNPQAFAAAMPTGVTFYDPRQLNIRKARGNEDLMMSMMGMDDADEMSGASIAALSGGGQSPVSGTLDPLAYLEKTATEARVSAQQIDTILTKVKPQRDYPQSRFAQELKVVSQLIRGGMPSKVYYLSRGGFDTHTNQAGSHASLMKEISEALLEFNIELENTGHNRRVAVMVYSEFGRRVKENASGGTDHGVAAPVFIIGGAVKGGFYGRRPDLAPENLLKGDLAHTTDYRRIYATLLEKHMKVDSIPVLLKKFQPLEFI from the coding sequence ATGAAAAGACGCGAATTCATCTACACGACGGCCTTTGGCGGAACCATCGCCCTCTCCACTTCAAACCTCTATGCCGACCTGCCGTCTGCCGCCGATCCCGTCACAGTCATCATTCAGCTTGCCGGAGGAAACGACGGTCTGAATACCGTCATCCCGATTGATAATGACTATTATTACAGAGCCCGCCCAAAACTGGCCATCAAACCTTCCGCCGCGCTGAAACTCAACGATACCACAGGACTGCATCCCGATCTCGGCGGGTTCAGAACCCTGTATGAGACCGGTCAGCTTGCCATCGTCGAAGGCGTGGGCTACCCCGAACCCAACCGCTCCCATTTCCGCGCCACCGAAATCTGGCATACCGGATCCGATGCCGACACCGTGGAACAGCACGGATGGCTCGGCCGTTATTTCGACACCTATTGCGCCGGTCATCCAGCCAGCGTCGGACTCGCCATCGGCAAACAGAACCCACAGGCCTTTGCCGCCGCCATGCCCACCGGAGTGACCTTTTATGACCCCCGCCAGCTCAACATCCGGAAAGCGCGCGGCAATGAAGATCTGATGATGAGTATGATGGGTATGGACGACGCGGACGAAATGTCGGGAGCGTCCATCGCTGCACTTTCCGGTGGAGGGCAATCTCCGGTTTCCGGAACACTTGATCCTCTCGCCTATCTCGAAAAAACGGCAACCGAGGCCCGGGTCAGCGCACAGCAGATTGATACCATCCTCACAAAAGTCAAACCGCAACGTGACTATCCGCAGAGCCGTTTTGCTCAGGAACTCAAAGTGGTCTCTCAACTCATCCGCGGCGGCATGCCGTCGAAGGTCTATTATCTTTCACGAGGCGGATTCGACACGCATACCAATCAGGCCGGATCGCACGCCAGCCTCATGAAAGAAATTTCCGAAGCCCTGCTTGAATTCAATATTGAACTGGAAAACACCGGGCACAACCGGCGCGTAGCCGTAATGGTCTATTCCGAGTTCGGCCGGCGCGTCAAAGAAAATGCCTCCGGAGGAACCGACCACGGCGTCGCGGCACCGGTCTTTATCATCGGCGGAGCCGTGAAAGGCGGCTTCTATGGCAGACGGCCCGATCTCGCCCCCGAAAATCTGCTCAAAGGCGATCTCGCCCACACCACAGACTATCGTCGCATTTACGCCACGCTGCTTGAAAAACATATGAAAGTGGATTCCATCCCGGTACTGCTGAAAAAATTCCAGCCCCTGGAATTTATCTAA
- a CDS encoding tetratricopeptide repeat protein: MRLSYLSILFFSALFIAFKAVAQEPVPKPLSSRYPNIRASLDDGFFVLAEQQARGVVLLEPKEEEAIEANLLLAHALWGQKRYSELLLELKGLSGDPGFAYWRARAHFELRQYAQALEILNTAGEELANSRYAPSALRLKGFMEKKTGQLAAAEATYTQFADHFPNHQYLTENRFDLAEVYALQLRIPEAIALYEQLGESENTNTASRAKLKLAHLLYTQGADENTERARGLLTGLATNENLKLLYRIDAWVDLAALEQKVGDLQATEAAMRSGIALSPDARQRVPLKLALARLLLGEGKTEPALKLLEECRAEAPDQEIAAELQLEKSNALFQAKRYQEAAEAYQVYLDVAVDEAGLAEAYYGKGLCLWELARYAEAASIFDKAYKALKDPELQASVLFKAADSYFKADRLEDAEKRYRSFVTDFPTHDNMPNALYQLGLSLMRIGRRDEALTTFGILESNHAQSPFAEQAALRSADVLRANREWDAALEKYDQIISTYTNESTAATCRFMQGLVLYEYLKQYPEAQKAFEEVIEKYPDSEYVEQAEFMRGFSMALQGFYEESIEACMGFIEKYPESEWSPKVIFWLGEQFYNQGRYDEAEPLFLRIARDFKGHEYAARALYWAGRAAAAQSNYVEAIERYSEVAKTYPDSDIMPQVRFAQGDTLTELGQFARAILAFEEIIKNYPDSYLVNSAWGRKGDCQFSLGVDNPERYVEAMNSYQAILDRPSAPIGLKLHVENKIGECLEKTNVSDKAFSRYMNVVYTFINEDVERSPYTITWFTRSARSAGAIKERQRAWKEAVQVYERLLEADVNESANQWAEERIAKIKQENWLLFQEQEEAE; the protein is encoded by the coding sequence ATGCGGCTATCCTATTTATCCATATTATTTTTTTCAGCGTTGTTTATTGCTTTCAAAGCGGTTGCACAGGAACCGGTTCCAAAGCCGCTGAGCTCGCGTTATCCCAACATCCGCGCTTCGCTGGATGATGGTTTTTTTGTGCTGGCGGAACAGCAGGCCCGCGGAGTGGTGCTGCTTGAACCGAAAGAGGAGGAGGCCATTGAGGCCAACCTGCTTTTAGCGCATGCGCTCTGGGGACAGAAGCGGTACTCCGAACTTTTGCTGGAGCTGAAAGGCCTTTCCGGGGATCCGGGATTTGCCTATTGGCGTGCCCGAGCTCATTTCGAATTACGTCAGTATGCCCAGGCACTGGAGATCCTGAATACAGCCGGGGAAGAGCTTGCCAACAGTCGGTATGCACCTTCCGCATTGCGGCTTAAAGGTTTTATGGAAAAAAAGACCGGTCAGCTTGCGGCGGCAGAGGCTACCTATACGCAGTTTGCCGATCATTTTCCGAATCATCAATATCTGACTGAAAACCGGTTTGATCTTGCCGAGGTATACGCGTTGCAACTGCGCATCCCCGAAGCTATCGCGCTGTATGAACAGCTGGGTGAATCGGAGAACACCAATACGGCATCACGGGCAAAACTGAAACTCGCCCATCTGCTTTATACACAGGGGGCAGACGAAAATACCGAGCGGGCCCGTGGACTTCTGACCGGACTTGCTACCAATGAAAATTTGAAACTGCTTTACCGCATTGATGCCTGGGTTGATCTGGCGGCACTGGAGCAGAAGGTCGGCGACCTTCAGGCAACCGAGGCGGCAATGCGCTCGGGGATTGCACTCTCGCCGGATGCACGCCAGCGGGTGCCGTTGAAACTGGCGTTGGCGAGACTGCTCCTGGGAGAGGGGAAAACTGAACCTGCATTGAAGCTGCTGGAAGAGTGCCGTGCGGAGGCCCCGGATCAGGAGATTGCGGCTGAGCTGCAGTTGGAAAAGTCCAATGCGCTGTTTCAGGCCAAACGCTATCAGGAGGCGGCGGAGGCCTATCAGGTGTATCTTGATGTAGCTGTGGATGAAGCCGGGCTGGCGGAGGCGTATTACGGCAAAGGGCTGTGCCTCTGGGAGCTGGCCCGATATGCCGAAGCCGCGAGTATTTTTGATAAAGCTTACAAAGCGCTGAAAGATCCGGAACTGCAGGCAAGTGTACTGTTCAAGGCGGCGGACAGTTATTTCAAGGCGGACCGGCTTGAGGATGCAGAGAAACGGTACCGCTCGTTTGTAACCGATTTCCCGACGCACGATAATATGCCGAATGCGCTTTATCAGCTGGGCCTTTCCCTGATGCGGATCGGTCGTCGTGATGAAGCTCTGACCACCTTCGGTATCCTGGAGTCCAACCATGCGCAAAGTCCGTTCGCCGAGCAGGCAGCACTGCGGTCGGCCGATGTACTGCGAGCCAATCGGGAATGGGATGCCGCATTGGAAAAGTATGATCAGATTATCAGTACCTATACCAATGAATCCACAGCCGCCACCTGCCGGTTTATGCAGGGGCTGGTGCTTTATGAATATTTAAAGCAGTACCCCGAGGCTCAGAAGGCCTTCGAAGAGGTGATTGAAAAATATCCGGATAGCGAATATGTGGAGCAGGCTGAGTTTATGCGGGGTTTCAGTATGGCGTTGCAGGGATTCTATGAGGAGTCGATTGAAGCCTGCATGGGGTTCATTGAAAAATATCCCGAGTCGGAATGGTCGCCTAAAGTGATCTTCTGGCTGGGGGAGCAGTTTTATAATCAGGGGCGTTATGATGAGGCTGAGCCGCTTTTTCTGCGGATTGCCAGGGATTTCAAGGGGCACGAATATGCGGCTCGTGCGCTTTATTGGGCCGGTCGGGCGGCGGCGGCACAGTCGAACTATGTGGAGGCCATCGAACGGTATTCAGAGGTGGCGAAAACCTATCCGGACAGCGATATCATGCCGCAGGTGCGTTTTGCGCAGGGCGACACGCTGACGGAACTCGGTCAGTTCGCCCGGGCGATTCTGGCGTTTGAGGAAATTATTAAAAATTATCCTGATAGTTATCTGGTTAATTCGGCTTGGGGACGGAAGGGCGATTGCCAGTTTTCGCTGGGGGTGGATAATCCCGAACGGTATGTAGAGGCGATGAATTCGTATCAGGCGATTCTTGACCGTCCGTCGGCGCCGATCGGACTGAAGCTCCATGTGGAAAACAAAATCGGAGAGTGTCTGGAAAAGACAAATGTTTCGGATAAGGCGTTCAGCCGCTATATGAATGTGGTCTATACATTTATCAATGAAGATGTTGAGCGGTCTCCCTACACCATTACGTGGTTTACCCGTTCGGCCCGTTCAGCCGGTGCAATCAAAGAACGGCAGCGCGCCTGGAAAGAGGCTGTACAGGTTTATGAACGACTGCTCGAAGCTGATGTGAATGAATCGGCTAATCAATGGGCGGAAGAACGAATTGCTAAAATTAAACAGGAAAACTGGCTGCTCTTTCAGGAGCAGGAGGAGGCGGAATAG